In Halobacillus amylolyticus, the following proteins share a genomic window:
- the ahrC gene encoding transcriptional regulator AhrC/ArgR: MNKGQRHIKIRELITNDDIETQDELVDRLKAMDYNVTQATISRDIKELHLVKVPMLDGRYKYSLPADQRFNPFEKLKRLMMDAFVSIDQAGHFIILKTLPGNANAVGALIDNLDWEAIMGTICGDDTCLIICRSKEQTESISEELLNML; encoded by the coding sequence ATGAATAAAGGCCAACGACATATTAAAATTCGGGAATTGATTACGAATGATGACATTGAAACCCAGGATGAATTAGTGGATCGTTTAAAAGCGATGGACTATAACGTAACACAGGCAACAATCTCTCGTGATATCAAAGAACTGCACCTTGTGAAAGTGCCTATGCTCGATGGACGTTATAAGTACAGTTTACCAGCGGACCAGCGTTTTAATCCATTTGAAAAATTGAAACGCTTAATGATGGATGCTTTCGTTAGTATTGATCAGGCTGGACATTTTATTATTTTAAAAACGCTGCCGGGCAATGCCAATGCAGTGGGAGCTCTAATTGATAATCTTGATTGGGAAGCAATCATGGGTACGATATGTGGCGACGATACTTGTTTAATTATATGCAGGAGCAAAGAGCAAACCGAGAGCATCAGTGAAGAATTGTTAAATATGCTATAA
- the recN gene encoding DNA repair protein RecN has translation MLTELSIKDFAIIDQVSITFKEGLTVLTGETGAGKSIIIDAIQLLSGGRGSVEYVRHGAAKAEIEGLFTVQTGHAVYQKGKQFGVEIGEDGMVVLQRTITHQGKSICRVNGKLVTLGILKEFGYSLIDIHSQHETQSLMDPDHHIELLDMFAKDQLRVSLDEYKQLYSKYQTVKKRYKELSENEQEMAQRLDLLEFQLRELQEAELRPYEDEELEEERKKLMNYEKVYQGIHDAYYALYGEQKGLDWLSLAMNSLESTSDYDNQLAKLSEDMSNSYYVIEELTFQLSTQMSELEFDPERLNEIESRLNELNRLKKKYGQTVEDMMEYASEIEEEMDEIKNKDSHLHKLEQQITELGEDAVLEAKNIHDIRKQTSERLSGLIHSELTDLYLEKASFQADISIKEGSQDNPEFEGKHVRLLPNGFNTITFLITTNPGEPLKEIHKVASGGEMSRIMLALKRIFSRHQGVTSVIFDEVDTGVSGRVAQAIAEKIHGISVGSQVLCISHLPQVAAMADTHVRIEKNISNQRTSTVVTELSEEDKADELSRMITGAELTNTTLEHARELLKLASKHKQKV, from the coding sequence ATGTTAACAGAATTATCCATAAAGGATTTTGCAATCATTGATCAGGTTTCCATTACTTTTAAAGAAGGACTCACAGTTCTGACCGGTGAGACAGGGGCAGGAAAGTCCATCATTATAGATGCCATTCAACTTCTATCTGGCGGACGCGGTTCTGTAGAGTATGTCCGCCACGGTGCAGCTAAGGCAGAGATTGAGGGGTTATTTACCGTCCAAACAGGGCATGCTGTTTATCAAAAGGGAAAGCAGTTTGGTGTGGAGATTGGTGAAGATGGAATGGTTGTGCTGCAACGAACCATTACACATCAAGGGAAAAGCATTTGCCGAGTCAATGGAAAACTTGTGACCTTAGGCATCCTAAAAGAGTTTGGCTACAGCTTAATTGATATCCATAGCCAACATGAAACGCAATCTTTAATGGATCCGGACCATCATATTGAATTGCTAGATATGTTTGCTAAAGACCAGCTTCGCGTTTCCTTAGATGAATACAAACAACTGTATTCAAAGTATCAAACCGTGAAAAAACGCTATAAAGAGCTTAGTGAGAATGAACAGGAAATGGCTCAACGTTTAGACTTACTTGAGTTTCAGCTGAGAGAACTTCAGGAAGCTGAATTACGTCCATATGAGGATGAGGAGCTTGAGGAAGAACGTAAGAAGCTTATGAACTATGAGAAAGTGTATCAAGGAATCCACGATGCCTATTATGCTTTATATGGAGAGCAAAAAGGGTTAGATTGGTTAAGCCTTGCAATGAATTCATTAGAAAGTACGTCAGATTATGATAACCAGCTGGCTAAGCTCTCAGAAGATATGTCAAACAGCTATTATGTTATTGAAGAATTGACTTTTCAATTAAGCACTCAAATGTCTGAACTCGAATTTGATCCTGAGCGTCTAAATGAGATAGAATCACGCTTAAATGAACTTAACCGATTAAAGAAGAAATATGGTCAAACGGTTGAGGACATGATGGAATATGCCTCAGAAATAGAAGAGGAAATGGATGAAATTAAAAATAAGGATTCTCATCTTCACAAATTAGAACAGCAAATAACGGAACTTGGTGAGGATGCTGTCTTAGAAGCTAAGAATATCCATGATATACGAAAACAGACTTCAGAACGGTTATCTGGACTTATTCATTCGGAGTTAACAGATCTTTATTTAGAAAAAGCCTCATTTCAAGCTGATATCTCAATAAAGGAAGGAAGCCAAGATAATCCCGAATTTGAAGGAAAGCATGTTCGTCTACTTCCTAATGGCTTTAACACCATTACCTTCCTAATTACAACGAATCCAGGCGAGCCTCTAAAGGAAATACATAAAGTAGCTTCTGGAGGGGAAATGTCGCGGATTATGCTAGCGTTAAAACGTATTTTTTCACGTCATCAAGGTGTAACAAGTGTTATATTTGATGAGGTGGATACAGGTGTAAGTGGAAGAGTAGCACAGGCTATTGCAGAAAAGATCCATGGTATTTCAGTCGGTTCACAGGTGCTTTGTATTTCTCATTTACCGCAGGTTGCAGCTATGGCTGATACGCATGTAAGAATTGAGAAAAATATCAGCAATCAACGCACCTCCACAGTTGTTACTGAACTATCTGAAGAGGATAAAGCAGATGAGCTATCCCGGATGATAACGGGTGCAGAATTGACTAATACGACACTTGAACATGCAAGAGAGTTGCTGAAGCTGGCTTCAAAACATAAACAAAAGGTTTAA
- the spoIVB gene encoding SpoIVB peptidase, with amino-acid sequence MFRQFKIKYICGSVLLLLMLALPLFSPFQEYISIPTELRISTSQTPETSQVWSQSDEARTAFSSENVDPTTSDVYHEFAGIPLKKTDVREMKDIHLIPGGHSVGVQLQTKGVLVVGHHLVNENKEEPTSPGERSDINVGDILLKGNGKELNSMEELSDIVESSGDQNESIKLKVKRGEETFETSLTPSLNKQDGQYQIGLYVRDSAAGIGTMSFYHPESGKYGALGHVIADMDTRQPIEISEGTIVESNVTSIEKGSQGVPGEKKAEFSLRKDRIGTITKNSSFGIFGKLDEDMENEKYPDGLPVGYSEQVKEGPAKILTVLEGEKLQEFDVEIVSNMPKDEPVTKGMIVKVTDPELLKKTGGIVQGMSGSPIIQDGKIIGAVTHVFVNDPTSGYGVHIEWMLKEAGVDIYKEEEINKAG; translated from the coding sequence TTGTTTCGTCAATTTAAAATAAAATATATTTGTGGCTCCGTTCTCCTGTTGTTGATGCTCGCTTTACCTTTATTTAGCCCATTTCAAGAATATATATCCATCCCTACGGAACTTCGTATTAGTACTTCCCAAACACCTGAGACTTCTCAAGTGTGGAGTCAATCAGATGAAGCAAGGACAGCCTTCTCATCAGAGAACGTGGATCCAACCACAAGTGACGTGTATCATGAGTTTGCAGGAATCCCATTAAAGAAAACGGATGTAAGAGAAATGAAAGACATCCACTTAATTCCTGGTGGTCACTCGGTTGGAGTACAACTACAAACAAAGGGAGTTCTTGTAGTCGGACATCATCTTGTTAATGAGAATAAGGAAGAGCCAACGTCACCGGGAGAGCGGTCAGATATAAATGTTGGAGATATTCTCTTGAAGGGGAATGGAAAAGAATTAAACAGTATGGAAGAGCTTTCTGACATTGTAGAAAGTTCTGGAGATCAAAATGAATCGATCAAACTTAAAGTTAAAAGAGGAGAAGAAACCTTTGAGACATCCTTAACTCCTTCTTTAAATAAGCAAGACGGACAATATCAAATCGGGCTTTATGTTCGCGATTCAGCTGCTGGAATAGGAACAATGAGTTTTTACCACCCTGAATCGGGTAAATATGGTGCGTTAGGTCATGTCATTGCTGATATGGATACAAGACAGCCTATCGAGATTAGTGAAGGCACAATAGTTGAATCAAATGTAACCTCGATTGAAAAGGGAAGTCAGGGGGTACCTGGAGAGAAAAAGGCAGAATTCTCTCTGCGAAAAGATCGAATAGGTACAATTACGAAGAACAGTTCATTTGGAATATTCGGTAAGTTAGATGAGGATATGGAGAACGAGAAGTATCCTGATGGCCTACCTGTTGGGTATTCTGAACAGGTTAAAGAAGGACCGGCAAAAATCTTAACGGTTCTTGAAGGAGAGAAGCTCCAAGAATTTGATGTGGAGATTGTCAGTAACATGCCTAAGGATGAACCGGTAACTAAAGGAATGATTGTGAAAGTTACCGACCCAGAGCTTTTAAAGAAAACAGGAGGAATTGTTCAAGGAATGAGCGGTAGTCCGATTATACAGGATGGAAAGATTATCGGTGCCGTAACTCATGTATTTGTTAATGATCCCACCTCAGGATATGGTGTTCACATTGAATGGATGCTGAAAGAAGCAGGCGTCGATATTTATAAAGAAGAGGAAATAAATAAAGCTGGATAA
- the spo0A gene encoding sporulation transcription factor Spo0A yields MEKIKVCLADDNRELINLLEENFSETQDIEVIGAAYNGKDCLDMLASKKPDVLILDIIMPHIDGLAVLQKVKEFEKPPEVIMLTAFGQEEVTKKAVELGAAYFMMKPFDLDHLSEQVRQIKHAGDPINRAVGSSYTKPKKPDLDTSITHIIHEVGVPAHIKGYLYLREAITMVYNDLELLGSITKVLYPDIATKYNTTASRVERAIRHAIEVAWNRGNIDAISSLFGYTISSTKAKPTNSEFIAMVADRLRLEHKAS; encoded by the coding sequence ATGGAAAAAATTAAAGTTTGTTTGGCAGATGATAATCGTGAGTTAATAAATCTTCTGGAGGAGAATTTTTCAGAAACTCAGGATATTGAAGTGATTGGTGCAGCATATAACGGGAAAGATTGTTTGGACATGCTAGCTAGCAAAAAGCCTGACGTACTTATATTAGACATTATTATGCCGCACATTGACGGTCTTGCTGTGCTTCAAAAGGTCAAAGAGTTCGAAAAACCGCCAGAAGTCATTATGCTTACAGCGTTTGGACAAGAAGAAGTCACCAAAAAAGCAGTTGAATTAGGCGCCGCGTACTTTATGATGAAACCATTCGACTTAGATCACTTAAGTGAGCAGGTAAGACAGATTAAACATGCTGGTGACCCGATTAATCGTGCCGTGGGAAGCAGCTATACGAAACCGAAAAAGCCAGATCTTGATACGAGCATTACGCACATTATCCATGAAGTGGGAGTACCAGCCCATATAAAAGGGTACTTGTATTTGCGAGAAGCGATCACCATGGTTTACAATGATCTTGAACTTCTAGGCTCCATTACGAAAGTACTTTATCCAGACATTGCTACGAAATATAATACGACAGCCTCTCGTGTTGAGCGCGCCATCAGGCATGCGATTGAAGTAGCCTGGAATCGTGGCAATATTGATGCCATTTCGTCACTATTTGGTTACACAATTTCTTCCACAAAAGCTAAACCAACGAACAGTGAATTTATTGCGATGGTCGCTGACCGCCTGCGTCTAGAGCATAAAGCCAGCTAG
- a CDS encoding aspartate kinase, with product MKVVKFGGSSVADASQFKKVTDIIRSDDRRKVIVVSAPGKRNANDTKTTDLLISLGESINNGSKDEQIYNKVMDRFAEIAKDLNISGEVLGRIEKRIKEACEAVSRDYIAGLNALKSCGEDGTALLLSAYLQSSGLESSYVNPKEAGIFVSDEPGGALVLDESFDHLYELRRRDEILVIPGFFGYTPEGKLVTFSRGGSDITGSIVAAGVKAELYENFTDVDSVFCVNPTIVDNPKKLSTLTYKEMRELSYAGFSVFHDEALIPAFKEKIPVCIKNTNNPAGQGTMIVNKREEKDGHVIGIASDKGFLNLYVSKYLMNRELGFGRRLLQILEDEGISFEHAPSGIDDMSVIIREHQLPKEKEAVVTRRIAEELHVDTITVERDMAMIMLVGEGMNQTIGIASQAATAFRHANVNIEMINQGSSEVSMMFGIKSDGLASAVQSLYRTFFS from the coding sequence ATGAAGGTAGTAAAGTTTGGGGGAAGCTCAGTAGCTGATGCAAGCCAGTTCAAAAAAGTGACAGATATTATCAGAAGTGATGATAGGAGAAAAGTAATTGTGGTATCAGCTCCTGGTAAAAGGAATGCGAATGATACAAAAACAACAGATTTGTTAATATCCTTAGGTGAATCCATAAATAATGGAAGTAAAGATGAACAGATTTACAACAAGGTGATGGATCGTTTCGCCGAAATTGCTAAGGACTTGAATATTTCTGGCGAGGTTTTGGGAAGGATAGAAAAAAGAATTAAAGAAGCGTGTGAAGCCGTCTCTCGTGATTATATCGCCGGGTTAAATGCGCTTAAGTCTTGTGGAGAAGATGGTACGGCCTTACTTTTAAGTGCTTATCTACAATCAAGTGGACTAGAATCATCTTATGTTAACCCAAAAGAGGCTGGGATTTTCGTTAGTGATGAGCCAGGGGGAGCATTGGTACTCGATGAGAGCTTTGATCACTTATACGAACTCAGAAGACGTGACGAAATTCTAGTCATTCCGGGATTCTTTGGATATACACCAGAAGGAAAGCTGGTGACATTTTCTCGGGGAGGTTCGGATATTACAGGGTCAATCGTCGCAGCAGGTGTCAAAGCAGAGTTATATGAAAATTTCACTGATGTTGATTCTGTTTTTTGTGTTAACCCAACCATCGTAGACAATCCGAAGAAACTGTCGACATTAACTTACAAGGAGATGCGTGAGCTTTCTTACGCTGGTTTTTCCGTATTCCATGATGAAGCTTTAATTCCCGCTTTTAAGGAGAAGATTCCTGTCTGCATTAAAAATACGAATAATCCAGCTGGACAAGGTACGATGATTGTTAATAAGCGTGAGGAAAAAGACGGCCATGTCATTGGAATAGCGAGTGATAAAGGTTTTTTAAACTTATATGTGAGTAAGTATCTAATGAACCGTGAGCTCGGTTTTGGGCGCAGACTTTTGCAAATATTAGAAGATGAAGGGATTTCATTTGAACATGCTCCTTCAGGGATTGATGATATGTCTGTTATTATTCGTGAACACCAATTGCCTAAGGAGAAAGAGGCTGTTGTAACGAGGCGGATTGCGGAGGAACTGCATGTAGATACCATAACAGTAGAGAGAGATATGGCAATGATCATGCTCGTTGGTGAAGGGATGAACCAAACCATAGGCATAGCGAGTCAAGCAGCTACTGCCTTTAGACATGCGAATGTAAACATTGAGATGATTAACCAGGGTTCATCTGAAGTATCTATGATGTTTGGGATCAAGTCAGATGGATTAGCATCTGCTGTTCAGTCACTTTACCGAACGTTTTTCAGCTAA
- a CDS encoding 3'-5' exonuclease, producing MLPIDLQILKYIFFEKPIYAYKLRPQFKWASYQELYERLQLYDGEPNIGLANLKDIDYTIFDLETTGFIPEIGHEIISIGAVRIHGLETCHIDTFHQIIRPIRPVSKSTFKLTGLTREQIANGHPFVGSFKDFMEFSKGSVLVAHPAKFDMRFLQSMLKRWKLPHYHPPVIDSQIMAQWLFPAKRHQLDPLLKHFHIEKRERHHALNDAMMTSELFFKLLEHSIQNGIQTYGELKSVLNDTKKARKSK from the coding sequence ATGTTACCTATTGACTTGCAAATTTTAAAGTATATTTTTTTTGAAAAACCGATTTACGCTTATAAACTTCGTCCTCAATTTAAATGGGCTTCTTATCAAGAGTTGTATGAGAGACTGCAGTTGTATGACGGGGAACCAAATATAGGACTAGCAAATCTGAAGGACATTGATTACACCATCTTTGACTTAGAAACGACCGGTTTCATTCCAGAGATCGGCCATGAGATCATATCAATCGGCGCCGTCAGAATTCACGGTCTTGAAACCTGTCACATTGACACGTTTCACCAAATCATCAGGCCTATTAGACCTGTTTCTAAATCCACATTTAAATTGACTGGATTGACCCGTGAGCAGATTGCTAATGGACATCCTTTCGTTGGAAGCTTCAAGGATTTCATGGAATTTAGCAAAGGTTCTGTTCTTGTTGCCCACCCAGCTAAGTTCGACATGCGATTTTTGCAATCGATGCTAAAACGTTGGAAGCTTCCTCATTATCATCCGCCTGTAATTGATTCACAAATTATGGCTCAATGGCTTTTCCCTGCAAAGAGACATCAGCTTGACCCGTTATTAAAACATTTTCATATTGAAAAAAGAGAACGCCATCACGCCTTAAATGATGCGATGATGACCTCCGAATTGTTCTTCAAATTACTCGAACACTCTATACAAAATGGCATTCAAACATATGGAGAGTTAAAAAGCGTGCTGAACGATACAAAAAAAGCGAGAAAGTCTAAATAA
- a CDS encoding DUF294 nucleotidyltransferase-like domain-containing protein has protein sequence MSHTFEFYRSQYPFELLTDKEFEEIFGNAVVKEYSKNEFIIHEDENEDTIDIHFLVSGLAQNIMHRSNGRQLSVRFYYPGDLVGIMILLTSGEMRFSVQALESVKTLRFNQASFLEIMSNNTQFSKVVLDGISHLMKSLYDEVKYKSSTDEQDDRELYKKRAGAYMEPPTFIHPAESVEKAARMLQQQKIEALIVSEDRESLLGMIGYGDLLKAYFENNHQDPVNDHMSEESYSISDQEFIYDALSYLKHHPTEIIPVHHKDKIVGILRQSSFFTIKNSVYFDLTYQISNATSVDEIKALSPVYNQGFQEFVASLIDEQMFAYDIAELMTNYNDRIHKQVVQIAEDEMIAEGHGTPPVNYCFLVMGSEGRKEQAFSTDQDNGMILSDYDQSRNREHIEQYFLYFSQKINAMLNECGYPYCTGGIMAKENKWRQQMSEWRNNINDWIKKMDAEEIRDFTIFMDFRPISGDFSLAYDLKKYVVQRVQRSLGLHQLLMKDTLRFRVPVQPFGRISAVGKKRTLNIKKSAIMQIVNAIRIYSMKYGVESINTINRLDALAEQERFHPRDVENTKLALHRLMLFRLKENLNQLQNNKPLSNDLQLTQLNKIERRSLKDGLLIAKRLQQVLELSYNRNRVK, from the coding sequence GTGAGCCACACATTTGAATTTTACAGAAGCCAATACCCATTTGAATTATTAACAGATAAAGAATTTGAAGAGATATTTGGTAATGCGGTTGTTAAAGAATATAGTAAGAATGAATTTATTATCCACGAAGATGAGAACGAGGACACAATAGATATTCATTTTCTCGTCTCGGGCTTAGCCCAAAATATTATGCACCGATCGAACGGAAGACAACTTTCCGTCCGCTTTTACTATCCGGGAGATCTAGTCGGGATAATGATTCTGCTGACAAGCGGAGAGATGAGATTCTCTGTTCAGGCACTTGAATCTGTAAAAACACTTCGTTTTAACCAAGCCTCTTTTCTAGAGATCATGTCGAACAATACACAATTTTCAAAAGTAGTGTTGGACGGAATCAGTCACCTTATGAAAAGCCTTTATGATGAAGTTAAATACAAAAGTTCAACAGATGAACAGGATGATCGTGAACTTTATAAAAAAAGAGCCGGCGCTTATATGGAGCCTCCTACCTTCATTCATCCGGCAGAATCAGTGGAAAAAGCCGCGAGAATGTTACAACAGCAAAAAATTGAAGCGCTAATTGTCAGTGAAGACCGTGAAAGTCTACTAGGAATGATTGGCTATGGAGATTTACTAAAGGCCTATTTTGAGAATAACCATCAAGATCCTGTCAACGATCACATGTCAGAAGAATCGTATTCCATAAGTGATCAGGAATTCATTTATGATGCCTTAAGTTATTTAAAGCACCACCCAACAGAAATCATCCCTGTCCATCATAAGGACAAAATTGTTGGGATCCTAAGGCAGTCCTCCTTCTTTACAATAAAAAATTCTGTTTATTTTGATTTGACCTATCAAATTTCTAATGCAACGAGTGTTGATGAAATCAAAGCACTTTCTCCAGTGTATAACCAAGGGTTCCAGGAGTTTGTTGCAAGCTTAATTGATGAGCAAATGTTCGCCTATGACATTGCTGAATTAATGACAAACTACAATGATCGAATTCATAAGCAAGTCGTGCAAATTGCAGAGGACGAAATGATTGCAGAAGGTCACGGAACTCCTCCAGTCAACTATTGTTTCTTGGTAATGGGTAGTGAAGGTCGCAAGGAACAAGCCTTTTCAACAGACCAAGATAACGGAATGATTCTCTCCGATTATGACCAATCGAGAAATAGGGAGCATATCGAACAATATTTTCTCTATTTTTCACAAAAAATTAATGCCATGTTAAATGAATGTGGTTACCCTTACTGTACTGGAGGGATCATGGCGAAAGAAAACAAGTGGAGACAACAAATGAGTGAGTGGCGCAACAACATCAACGACTGGATTAAGAAAATGGATGCGGAGGAAATAAGGGATTTTACTATTTTTATGGATTTCCGCCCTATTTCCGGGGATTTTTCACTCGCCTATGATTTAAAAAAATATGTTGTACAACGAGTGCAACGATCCCTAGGATTACACCAATTACTCATGAAGGACACGTTGCGGTTCCGAGTCCCAGTCCAACCATTTGGAAGAATTTCCGCGGTTGGGAAAAAACGCACCTTAAATATTAAAAAGTCAGCCATCATGCAAATTGTTAATGCGATTCGAATTTATAGCATGAAGTACGGTGTCGAGTCCATTAACACAATCAATCGATTAGATGCCTTAGCAGAACAAGAACGATTTCATCCTAGAGACGTAGAAAATACCAAGCTTGCATTGCATCGTCTTATGTTATTTCGTTTAAAAGAGAACTTAAACCAATTGCAAAATAATAAACCCCTCTCGAATGATTTGCAATTAACTCAGCTTAACAAGATTGAACGACGTTCCTTAAAAGACGGATTATTGATAGCTAAACGTCTCCAACAAGTGCTTGAACTGAGCTATAACCGAAATCGGGTGAAGTAA
- a CDS encoding DUF2627 domain-containing protein: MRIIALLLLVTPGVIAVIGIKLIRDALFNVFHPMFFHVAIQGIIGVLFVVGGIAFIGGFILHRDRKRNLTKGRFKKK, encoded by the coding sequence ATGCGGATTATTGCTCTACTATTATTAGTTACGCCTGGGGTTATTGCAGTTATTGGAATAAAATTAATCCGGGATGCCTTATTTAATGTGTTTCATCCCATGTTTTTTCATGTAGCTATTCAGGGGATTATCGGGGTACTTTTTGTTGTGGGAGGGATTGCGTTTATTGGCGGGTTCATCCTTCATCGTGACCGTAAAAGAAACCTTACCAAAGGACGCTTTAAGAAGAAGTAG
- the yqiS gene encoding phosphate butyryltransferase, whose protein sequence is MKSLDDLLETIDRNNLQTVAVAQAADHEVLRAVKHALEINMARFLLVGDQDNIKLLAEEVGLDLSQSGVSVKSSAEGQFADEAVKAVREGEAHVVMKGHIDTKHLLKAVLNKQHGLRSNRVLSHVALFEVPNKDRLIFLTDSAMNIAPTLDEKAQIVRNVVEVANHAGWTLPKVAPLAAVEVVNLAMPATQDAAMLTQMNRRGQIKNCIIDGPLAFDNAVDLQAAKQKGINSEVAGAADILMVPTIEVANALYKSFIYFAGAKVAGVISGAKAPIVLTSRADSAQSKVYSLALALQSSK, encoded by the coding sequence ATGAAGTCATTAGATGATTTGCTTGAAACAATAGATCGAAACAATCTTCAAACTGTGGCCGTTGCTCAGGCGGCTGACCACGAGGTACTAAGAGCAGTTAAACATGCACTTGAGATAAACATGGCAAGGTTTCTTTTAGTTGGTGACCAAGACAACATCAAACTTCTTGCAGAGGAAGTTGGGTTAGATTTGTCACAGTCTGGTGTCAGCGTTAAGTCTTCTGCTGAAGGGCAATTTGCTGATGAAGCAGTAAAAGCTGTTCGTGAAGGAGAAGCACATGTAGTGATGAAAGGCCACATCGACACGAAACACTTACTTAAAGCTGTCTTAAACAAACAACATGGCTTACGGTCAAATCGTGTCCTTTCACACGTTGCTTTGTTTGAAGTTCCAAACAAAGACCGACTTATCTTTTTAACAGATTCAGCGATGAATATTGCTCCTACTTTAGATGAGAAGGCTCAAATCGTTAGGAATGTAGTAGAGGTAGCAAATCATGCAGGTTGGACTTTACCAAAGGTTGCACCGCTTGCTGCAGTCGAAGTAGTTAACCTGGCAATGCCTGCTACTCAAGATGCGGCGATGTTGACGCAAATGAATCGTCGCGGACAAATCAAAAATTGTATCATAGATGGTCCGCTGGCATTTGATAATGCTGTTGATTTACAAGCTGCTAAGCAAAAAGGGATCAACTCAGAAGTGGCTGGCGCTGCTGATATACTAATGGTGCCGACAATTGAAGTGGCAAATGCATTATATAAGTCGTTTATATATTTTGCCGGTGCAAAGGTGGCTGGTGTGATCAGTGGGGCCAAAGCTCCGATCGTGTTAACATCAAGAGCCGATTCTGCTCAAAGCAAAGTGTATTCATTAGCATTAGCTTTACAATCAAGCAAATAA
- the buk gene encoding butyrate kinase, protein MQSHRILVINPGSTSTKIGVFDDEQVVFEKTIRHTPEEVNQYKRIIDQYEFRKQVILTVLDEEGMNISKLSAVCGRGGLLRPIEGGTYEVNDAMLKDLRDGYNGEHASNLGGIIAHEIAKGLNIRAYIVDPVVVDELHELARISGVPEIPRKSIFHALNQKAVARRAAQDLDKSYKKSRLIVTHMGGGITVGAHANGRVIDVNNGLHGDGPFSPERAGTVPAGDLVSLCYSGQFYRDEVMKKLVGQGGLMAYLDTNDALEVEKMVEHGDRKAKLIYEAMAYQIAKEIGSMSVTLEGRIDAIALTGGLAYGKAFIAEISKRISWIADVLVYPGENELEALNEGTLRVLNNEEVPKHYPNFAE, encoded by the coding sequence TTGCAATCACACCGAATACTTGTTATAAACCCTGGTTCCACATCTACAAAAATAGGTGTTTTTGACGATGAGCAAGTCGTATTTGAAAAAACGATCCGTCATACGCCAGAAGAAGTGAATCAGTATAAAAGAATTATTGATCAGTATGAATTTCGAAAACAGGTCATTTTGACTGTGCTAGATGAAGAGGGTATGAACATAAGTAAACTCAGCGCTGTGTGCGGGCGCGGAGGTTTGCTTCGTCCTATCGAAGGCGGCACATACGAAGTGAACGATGCTATGCTTAAGGATTTAAGAGATGGTTACAATGGAGAGCATGCCTCAAATTTGGGGGGGATTATTGCTCATGAAATTGCTAAAGGGTTAAACATAAGGGCCTACATTGTTGACCCGGTTGTTGTAGATGAGCTCCATGAATTAGCACGTATTTCCGGCGTACCCGAAATACCGAGAAAAAGCATTTTTCATGCTTTGAATCAAAAGGCTGTGGCTAGGAGAGCAGCGCAGGACCTGGATAAATCTTATAAAAAATCTCGATTAATCGTCACACACATGGGTGGAGGGATTACTGTTGGTGCCCACGCGAATGGACGAGTCATCGATGTGAACAATGGACTTCATGGTGATGGGCCTTTCTCTCCTGAACGAGCAGGAACTGTCCCTGCTGGAGATCTTGTTTCACTCTGTTATTCAGGACAATTCTATCGTGATGAAGTTATGAAGAAGCTTGTGGGGCAAGGCGGCTTAATGGCCTATCTAGATACGAATGATGCGCTCGAAGTGGAGAAAATGGTTGAACATGGTGATAGGAAAGCTAAGCTTATCTACGAGGCCATGGCGTACCAAATTGCTAAAGAGATTGGAAGTATGAGTGTTACTCTTGAAGGACGAATAGACGCGATTGCCTTAACCGGCGGTCTTGCCTACGGAAAGGCATTTATTGCTGAAATTTCAAAGCGCATCAGCTGGATTGCGGATGTTCTTGTTTATCCGGGTGAAAATGAACTAGAAGCGCTTAATGAAGGAACCCTTCGTGTCTTAAACAATGAAGAGGTTCCCAAGCACTATCCAAATTTTGCTGAATAA